In the Oryza glaberrima chromosome 6, OglaRS2, whole genome shotgun sequence genome, one interval contains:
- the LOC127778090 gene encoding probable L-type lectin-domain containing receptor kinase S.7 translates to MAARPLRLRLAVAFLPLLLAAASASAAAARGGFNVSFDSAALAFSDLTLLGDSFLRNGSVGLTRDTAVPSSSAGSVLCSRAVAFGSGGGSAASFAARFSFVIAEQNAGSTGGDGIAFFISPDRATLGATGGYLGLFNSSSSAAKTNASIVAVEFDTMLNDEFGDPSDNHVGLDLGSPVSVNAVDLAAFGVVLNSGNLTTAWIDYHGADHLLQVSLSYSAAKPAKPVLSVPVDLSPYLRDAMYVGFSASTEGSTQQHTIKEWTFQTFGFPSATNSSSFSNTTGNASAPTVPGEAAAGGAASRKKRFGLALGILGPVALAVSFVFFAWVSIRKLIELTSRKDAGFLPELVKGPRKFSYKELSAATRGFHASRVIGKGAFGTVYKAAMPGTATASAVSYAVKRSTQAHQSRNEFVAELSVIACLRHKNLVQLEGWCDDKGELLLVYEYMPNGSLDKALYGEPCTLSWPERYTVASGIASVLSYLHQECEQRVIHRDIKTSNILLDGNLSPRLGDFGLARLMDHNKSPVSTLTAGTMGYLAPEYLQSGKATEQTDVFSYGVVVLEVCCGRRPIDKDDGGGKNVNLVDWVWRLHGEDRLIDAADPRLAGGFDRDEMLRLLLVGLSCANPNCDERPAMRRVVQILNREAEPVPVPRKKPLLVFSSSASIKLQEIAFACGDDVRGGLPAAATSPRSEGGDIER, encoded by the coding sequence ATGGCCGCTcgtcccctccgcctccgcctcgccgtcgccttcttgccGCTCCTTCTAGCGGCGGCCtctgcgtcggcggcggcggcgaggggtggtTTCAATGTTAGCTTTGATTCGGCGGCGCTGGCCTTCTCCGACCTGACGCTGCTGGGGGACTCGTTCCTGCGGAACGGCTCCGTCGGGCTGACGCGCGACACCGCCgtgccgtcgtcctccgccggcAGCGTGCTCTGCAGCCGCGCCGTCGCgttcggcagcggcggcggatcggcGGCGTCGTTCGCGGCGAGGTTCTCCTTCGTCATCGCCGAGCAGAACGCCGgatccaccggcggcgacggcatcgCCTTCTTCATCTCCCCCGACCGCGCCACGctcggcgccaccggcggctaCCTCGGCCTCttcaactcctcctcctcggccgccaAGACCAACGCCTCTATTGTCGCCGTTGAGTTTGATACGATGTTGAACGACGAGTTCGGCGACCCGAGCGACAACCACGTCGGGCTTGACCTCGGCTCGCCGGTGTCCGTCaacgccgtcgacctcgccgcgtTCGGCGTCGTCCTCAACAGCGGCAACCTCACCACGGCGTGGATCGACTACCACGGCGCCGACCACCTCCTCCAGGTGTCCCTCAGCTACTCCGCCGCCAAGCCGGCGAAGCCCGTCCTCTCCGTGCCCGTCGACCTCTCGCCGTATCTCAGGGACGCCATGTACGTCGGCTTCTCGGCCTCCACGGAGGGGAGCACGCAGCAGCACACCATCAAGGAATGGACCTTCCAGACGTTCGGCTTCCCGTCGGCGACCAACTCCTCTTCCTTTTCGAACACCACCGGCAACGCGTCGGCGCCGACTGTCcccggcgaggcggccgcgggcggcgccgcctctcGCAAGAAGAGGTTCGGGCTCGCCCTCGGCATCCTCGGCCCCGTCGCGCTCGCCGTCTCGTTCGTCTTCTTCGCCTGGGTTTCCATCCGGAAGCTGATAGAGCTCACCTCCCGGAAGGACGCCGGCTTCTTGCCGGAGCTGGTGAAGGGGCCAAGGAAGTTCAGCTACAAGGAGCTCAGCGCCGCCACCAGGGGATTCCACGCGAGCAGGGTCATCGGCAAAGGCGCGTTCGGGACGGTGTACAAGGCGGCGATGCCGGGGACGGCCACCGCATCCGCCGTCTCCTACGCCGTCAAGCGGTCGACGCAGGCGCACCAGAGCCGGAACGAGTTCGTCGCCGAGCTCTCCGTGATCGCCTGCCTCCGCCACAAGAACCTGGTCCAGCTCGAGGGGTGGTGCGACGACAAGGgcgagctgctgctggtgtACGAGTACATGCCCAACGGCAGCCTGGACAAGGCGCTCTACGGCGAGCCCTGCACGCTGTCGTGGCCGGAGCGGTACACGGTGGCGTCCGGCATCGCGTCGGTGCTGTCCTACCTCCACCAGGAGTGCGAGCAGCGGGTGATCCACCGGGACATCAAGACCAGCAACATCCTGCTCGACGGCAACCTCAGCCCGCGCCTCggcgacttcggcctcgcccgCCTCATGGACCACAACAAGAGCCCCGTCTCCACCCTCACCGCCGGCACCATGGGCTACCTCGCGCCGGAGTACCTCCAGTCGGGCAAGGCCACCGAGCAGACCGACGTGTTCAGCTACGGCGTCGTGGTGCTCGAGGTGtgctgcggccgccgccccaTCGACAAGGACGACGGCGGGGGAAAGAACGTCAACCTCGTCGACTGGGTGTGGCGCCTGCACGGCGAAGACCGCCtcatcgacgccgccgaccCGCGCCTCGCTGGAGGGTTCGACCGCGACGAGATGCTCCGGCTGCTGCTCGTCGGGCTGAGCTGCGCGAACCCCAACTGCGACGAGCGCCCGGCGATGCGTCGCGTGGTGCAGATCCTGAACCGCGAGGCAGAGCCGGTGCCCGTGCCGCGGAAGAAGCCGCTGCTCGTGTTCAGCTCCAGCGCGTCGATCAAGCTGCAGGAGATCGCCTTTGCCTGCGGCGACGACGTCCGCGGCGGcctcccggcggcggccacgtcgCCGAGGTCTGAGGGCGGCGACATTGAACGCTAG
- the LOC127777758 gene encoding uncharacterized protein LOC127777758 has protein sequence MHKHMAPNHPPAMEAAPEHGGRSSSSSSTDPELDQHNKGILEKMHKSLLLLAILAATVTYNAGLAPPGGVWADDADGHVAGDPVLQAHYPVRYSVFFYCNATAFVASLVITMLLLSSTFSFHGYRVRALQAAMALDLIGLLGAFAAGGCRSVRTSAFVLALVAVIAAYLVAHLLLHFSIRSSRCPSHRRELVELLNLHRCHSCCVGAAAAKDDATTVAQAGTEAPAAPKRASSV, from the exons ATGCACAAGCATATGGCGCCAAACCATCCACCGGccatggaggcggcgccggagcaCGGTGgacgttcgtcgtcgtcgtcgtcgacggatCCAGAGCTGGATCAGCATAACAAGGGCATACTGGAGAAGATGCACAagagcctcctcctcctcgccatcctcgccgccaccgtcacctaCAACGCCGGCCTCGCCCCGCCCGGCGGCGTCTgggccgacgacgccgacggccacgtcgccggcgaccccGTTCTCCAG GCGCACTACCCGGTGCGGTACAGCGTGTTCTTCTACTGCAACGCGACGGCGTTCGTGGCGTCTCTGGTGATCACCATGCTGCTGCTGAGCAGCACCTTCAGCTTCCACGGGTACAGGGTGCGGGCGCTGcaggcggccatggcgctggACCTGATCGGCCTCCTGGGCGCCTTCGCGGCGGGGGGATGCCGGAGCGTGAGGACGTCGGCGTTCGTGCTGGCCCTCGTGGCCGTCATCGCCGCCTACCTCGTCGCCCACCTGCTGCTCCACTTCTCCATCCGGAGCAGCCGGTGCCCCTCCCACCGCCGGGAGCTCGTCGAGCTTCTGAATCTTCACCGGTGCCATTCTTGctgcgtcggcgccgccgccgccaaggacgacgcgacgacggtggcgcaaGCGGGCACTGAAGCACCTGCTGCTCCTAAGCGCGCGTCCAGCGTGTAA
- the LOC127777600 gene encoding nuclear transcription factor Y subunit B-10-like produces MEPAFPNGGAAAPPPPMAAEQPAAAAAVVREQDRLMPIANVIRIMRRVLPPHAKISDDAKEVIQECVSEFISFVTGEANDRCHREHRKTVTAEDLVWAMDRLGFDDYVPPLTAYLRRTREYEGGGSGGGGGGGRGAAAAPAVVPPPPPPPPEDAFRYVQVHHPVYAAPGEPVQGYGYPVAMSSALPAPHVHVGVRGGGQHEVFGGGPAPLAVYYGGALYGEASSRGGCSAADEGSSSSSASPAPVGPNYE; encoded by the coding sequence ATGGAGCCCGCATTTCCCAACGGAGGTGCGGCTGCTCCACCACCGCCCATGGCGGcggagcagccggcggcggcggcggcggtggtccggGAGCAGGACCGCCTGATGCCGATCGCGAACGTGATCCGCATCATGCGGCGCGTGCTCCCGCCGCACGCCAAGATCTCCGACGACGCCAAGGAGGTGATCCAGGAGTGCGTGTCGGAGTTCATCAGCTTCGTCACCGGCGAGGCGAACGACCGGTGCCACCGCGAGCACCGCAAGACGGTCACCGCCGAGGACCTCGTCTGGGCCATGGACCGCCTCGGCTTCGACGACTACGTCCCGCCGCTCACCGCCTACCTCCGCCGCACGCGCGAGTACGAGGGCGGCGgatcaggtggtggtggtggtggtggccgtggcgccgccgccgcccccgccgtcgtgccgccgccgccgccgccgcctcccgagGACGCGTTCCGCTACGTGCAGGTCCATCATCCCGTGTACGCGGCGCCAGGTGAGCCGGTGCAGGGGTACGGTTACCCCGTGGCCATGTCGTCTGCTCTGCCGGCGCCGCACGTGCACGtcggcgtccgcggcggcgggcagcacGAGGTGTTCGGTGGCGGGCCGGCGCCCCTGGCTGTCTACTACGGAGGAGCGCTGTACGGCGAGGCCagcagccgcggcggctgctctgccgccgacgaggggagctcgtcgtcgagcgcctcgccggcgccggtcgGCCCCAACTATGagtaa